A single Prevotella sp. E15-22 DNA region contains:
- a CDS encoding glycoside hydrolase family 28 protein, whose protein sequence is MKTRLTTVFLMLMVCLMAMGKKKSNAQELWPDGTPIVTWFNDTSRVDVSTLGKRYVVTDYGVKNYSEQVQTKELQAVIDRCAQEGGGVVVIPRGFVVSGSLFFKPGTHLKIEENGELRGSDRIRDFKLVKTRMEGQTLNYFAALVNADGCDGFTITGPGTINGNGQAYWEEFWIRRKFNKDCTNLEAMRPRNVYISHSKNVTVQDVRIINSPFWTNHLYKCERVRYLGCYIFAPTDNVTPIDPKQGAPSSDAIDLDACQDVLVSGCFMNVCDDAVVLKGGKGTWADKDPDNGPCERIMVSDCTYGKVHGCLTLGSESIHDRNVILRRCYVHNANRVLWLKMRPDTPQHYEYVRVEDLTGDCFSFLVVRPWTQFFKSGDRDDMPLSKCNNIMIRNIQMDCKNFFDVGRSDKFQMTAFSFENIKVTDKKQAFNPSLIDGCVVKNVVINGEKKD, encoded by the coding sequence ATGAAGACGAGGCTGACGACCGTATTTCTGATGCTGATGGTGTGCTTGATGGCTATGGGTAAAAAGAAATCGAATGCCCAGGAATTATGGCCTGATGGCACGCCTATTGTGACGTGGTTTAATGATACCTCCAGAGTTGATGTGTCGACTTTGGGTAAACGCTATGTGGTGACGGATTACGGCGTGAAGAACTATTCAGAGCAGGTACAGACAAAGGAGTTGCAGGCCGTTATTGACCGTTGTGCACAGGAAGGCGGCGGCGTGGTTGTCATTCCTCGTGGCTTTGTGGTTAGTGGTTCTCTTTTTTTTAAGCCAGGAACGCATTTGAAGATTGAGGAAAATGGCGAGTTGCGAGGCAGTGACCGCATACGCGATTTCAAATTGGTGAAAACACGTATGGAGGGTCAGACTTTGAACTATTTTGCGGCTTTGGTCAATGCCGATGGGTGCGATGGCTTCACTATTACAGGTCCAGGCACCATTAATGGTAATGGTCAGGCTTATTGGGAGGAATTCTGGATTCGTAGAAAGTTCAATAAGGACTGCACAAATTTGGAGGCTATGCGTCCAAGAAATGTGTATATCTCTCATTCTAAGAATGTTACAGTACAGGATGTGCGCATCATTAACTCGCCTTTCTGGACGAATCATTTGTATAAGTGTGAGCGTGTTCGCTATCTGGGGTGCTATATCTTTGCCCCTACTGACAATGTGACACCGATTGATCCCAAGCAGGGCGCACCTTCGAGCGATGCCATTGACTTGGATGCATGTCAGGATGTGCTTGTCAGTGGTTGCTTTATGAATGTGTGCGACGATGCCGTGGTTCTGAAAGGTGGCAAGGGTACCTGGGCGGACAAAGATCCAGATAACGGTCCTTGCGAGCGTATTATGGTGAGCGATTGTACTTATGGCAAGGTGCATGGCTGTCTGACACTTGGTTCAGAGAGTATTCACGATAGAAATGTGATTCTTCGCCGTTGTTATGTGCATAATGCTAACCGTGTTTTGTGGCTGAAGATGCGTCCTGATACACCCCAACATTATGAATATGTGAGAGTTGAGGACCTGACAGGCGATTGTTTTTCGTTCTTGGTGGTCCGTCCTTGGACACAGTTCTTTAAGTCTGGCGATCGTGACGATATGCCTTTGTCAAAGTGTAATAACATCATGATTAGGAATATTCAGATGGATTGCAAGAACTTCTTCGATGTGGGTAGGTCGGATAAGTTCCAGATGACTGCTTTCTCGTTCGAGAATATCAAGGTTACAGACAAGAAACAAGCCTTCAACCCATCGTTGATAGACGGTTGCGTGGTGAAGAACGTGGTGATTAATGGCGAGAAGAAAGATTAA
- a CDS encoding co-chaperone GroES, with amino-acid sequence MNIKPLADRVLVLPAPAEEKIGGIIIPDTAKEKPLRGVIKAVGKGTKDEEMILKAGDEVLYGKYSGTEIELEGEKFLMMRQSDVLAVIEK; translated from the coding sequence ATGAACATCAAACCATTGGCAGACCGCGTGCTCGTATTGCCCGCACCGGCTGAAGAGAAGATCGGTGGAATCATTATTCCAGACACAGCAAAAGAGAAGCCCCTTCGTGGCGTTATCAAGGCCGTAGGTAAAGGCACCAAGGACGAGGAGATGATCCTGAAGGCTGGTGACGAAGTGCTTTACGGCAAATATAGTGGAACTGAGATTGAACTCGAAGGTGAGAAGTTCCTGATGATGCGTCAGAGCGACGTACTCGCAGTGATTGAGAAGTAA
- the groL gene encoding chaperonin GroEL (60 kDa chaperone family; promotes refolding of misfolded polypeptides especially under stressful conditions; forms two stacked rings of heptamers to form a barrel-shaped 14mer; ends can be capped by GroES; misfolded proteins enter the barrel where they are refolded when GroES binds): protein MAKEIKFNIDARDAMKQGVDQLANAVKVTLGPKGRNVVIEKKFGAPQITKDGVSVAKEIELEDHFENTGAQLVKSVASKTGDDAGDGTTTATILAQAIVSEGLKNVTAGANPMDLKRGIDKAVKAVTDFIAKSAEQVGDNYDKIEQVATVSANNDKEIGELLAEAMRKVSKDGVITIEESKSRDTHIGVVEGMQFDRGYLSAYFVTDSEKMECAMENPYVLIYDKKISNIKEFLPILQPAAESGRPLLIIAEDVDSEALTTLVVNRLRGGLKICAVKAPGFGDRRKAMLEDIAVLTGGTVISEEKGLKLEQATLDMLGTCEKLTVTKDNTTIVNGAGDSQAIKDRINQIKAEIENTTSSYDKEKLQERLAKLAGGVAVLYVGANSEVEMKEKKDRVDDALCATRAAIEEGVVAGGGTTYIRALDVLADLKGDNADEQTGINIIKRAIEEPLRQIVTNAGGEGAVVVQKVREGKGDFGYNARLDKYEDMRAAGVIDPAKVSRVALENAASIAGMFLTTECLICDKPEKESAMPMGGAPGMGGMM, encoded by the coding sequence ATGGCAAAAGAGATTAAATTCAATATTGACGCCCGCGACGCAATGAAGCAGGGCGTTGACCAGTTGGCTAATGCTGTAAAGGTAACTCTCGGTCCTAAGGGCCGTAACGTTGTTATCGAGAAGAAGTTCGGTGCTCCTCAGATCACTAAGGATGGTGTGTCTGTAGCTAAGGAGATTGAGCTCGAGGACCACTTCGAGAACACTGGCGCACAGCTTGTTAAGAGTGTTGCTTCTAAGACTGGCGACGATGCTGGTGATGGTACAACAACTGCAACAATCCTGGCCCAGGCCATCGTTTCAGAGGGCTTGAAGAACGTTACCGCAGGCGCTAATCCTATGGATCTGAAGCGTGGTATCGACAAGGCTGTGAAGGCTGTGACCGATTTCATTGCAAAGAGCGCTGAGCAGGTTGGCGACAACTATGATAAGATTGAGCAGGTGGCTACTGTTTCTGCCAACAACGATAAGGAGATTGGTGAGCTGTTGGCTGAGGCTATGCGCAAGGTTTCTAAGGATGGCGTTATCACTATTGAGGAGAGCAAGAGCCGCGACACTCATATCGGTGTTGTTGAGGGTATGCAGTTCGATCGTGGCTACCTGTCAGCTTACTTCGTTACCGATTCTGAGAAGATGGAGTGCGCCATGGAGAACCCCTACGTGCTCATCTACGATAAGAAGATTTCTAATATCAAGGAGTTCCTGCCCATTCTGCAGCCTGCTGCAGAGAGTGGCCGTCCTTTGCTGATCATTGCTGAGGATGTTGATTCTGAGGCTCTGACCACATTGGTTGTAAACCGTCTGCGTGGTGGCCTGAAGATCTGTGCTGTTAAGGCTCCTGGCTTTGGCGATCGCCGTAAGGCTATGCTCGAGGATATCGCTGTTCTGACAGGTGGTACTGTTATCAGTGAGGAGAAGGGCCTGAAGCTGGAGCAGGCAACGCTCGATATGCTGGGCACTTGTGAGAAGCTCACCGTTACTAAGGATAACACCACTATCGTTAATGGTGCTGGCGACTCTCAGGCTATCAAGGACCGCATCAATCAGATTAAGGCCGAAATCGAGAATACAACCTCTTCTTACGACAAGGAGAAGCTGCAGGAGCGTCTGGCCAAGTTGGCTGGTGGCGTAGCAGTTCTTTATGTTGGTGCTAACTCAGAGGTGGAGATGAAGGAGAAGAAGGATCGCGTTGACGATGCTCTTTGTGCTACTCGTGCTGCCATTGAGGAAGGTGTTGTTGCTGGTGGTGGTACTACCTATATCCGTGCACTCGACGTGCTGGCCGACCTGAAGGGCGACAATGCCGACGAGCAGACTGGTATCAACATCATCAAGCGTGCCATCGAGGAGCCTCTGCGCCAGATTGTTACCAACGCTGGTGGCGAGGGTGCCGTTGTTGTACAGAAAGTACGCGAGGGCAAGGGTGACTTCGGTTACAATGCTCGTCTTGACAAATACGAGGATATGCGTGCCGCTGGTGTGATTGATCCTGCTAAGGTGTCACGTGTGGCTCTCGAGAATGCTGCCTCTATCGCAGGTATGTTCCTCACCACAGAGTGTCTCATCTGCGACAAACCTGAGAAGGAGTCTGCAATGCCTATGGGTGGTGCACCAGGCATGGGCGGCATGATGTAA
- a CDS encoding esterase family protein, whose product MKKIYLAAMLSLTTMAASAQEPNIPMFGGQQQIDVKFDAYKAAPQGFDKEREGVAKGTVKLIEYQSESVGTVRKANVYLPPKYDAKKKYSVLYLLHGIGGDENEWYRDGGVPNIIMDNLYAEGKVADMIVVMPNGRAQKDDSRAGGMGSFRAFGDFDKDLIGSLIPYIEKNFSVYADRDHRAIAGLSMGGGQSLNFGLGHMDVFAYVGGFSSAPNTMRAAQLIPDVDKVKKENKLLWMVCGGADGLMNNSAQLKAFCDEKGIPCTLINYPEQGHNFVVWKYGLYNFAQLIFK is encoded by the coding sequence ATGAAAAAGATTTATTTAGCAGCAATGCTGTCACTCACAACGATGGCAGCCAGCGCACAGGAGCCAAATATCCCTATGTTTGGCGGTCAACAGCAAATTGACGTGAAGTTTGATGCCTACAAGGCAGCACCTCAGGGTTTCGATAAGGAGCGTGAGGGCGTGGCAAAGGGTACGGTGAAGCTGATTGAGTATCAGTCGGAATCAGTGGGAACCGTCCGCAAGGCCAACGTCTATCTGCCACCAAAGTATGACGCCAAAAAGAAATACAGTGTGCTATACCTGCTCCACGGCATTGGTGGCGATGAGAACGAGTGGTATAGAGACGGCGGCGTGCCCAACATCATTATGGACAACCTCTATGCTGAAGGTAAGGTGGCCGACATGATTGTGGTGATGCCTAACGGACGCGCCCAGAAGGACGACTCGCGTGCTGGAGGTATGGGTTCGTTCCGTGCTTTCGGCGACTTCGACAAGGACCTCATCGGCAGTCTGATTCCCTATATCGAGAAGAACTTCAGCGTGTATGCCGACAGAGATCATCGCGCCATCGCTGGTTTGTCGATGGGTGGCGGACAGTCGCTGAACTTCGGACTGGGTCACATGGATGTGTTTGCTTATGTAGGTGGCTTCTCGTCTGCACCCAACACGATGCGTGCAGCCCAGCTGATTCCCGATGTGGACAAGGTGAAGAAGGAGAACAAACTGCTCTGGATGGTTTGTGGTGGTGCCGACGGTCTGATGAACAACAGCGCCCAACTGAAGGCTTTCTGTGACGAGAAGGGTATTCCCTGCACGCTGATCAACTATCCTGAACAGGGCCACAACTTCGTAGTATGGAAGTATGGTCTCTACAACTTCGCACAGTTAATCTTTAAATAA
- a CDS encoding phosphotransferase, protein MQQLIELYKEWCGHEPAASQQLPGAGSNRVYYRLTDNNGQSVVGCVGTSRDENHAFIHLSRHFAMRQLPVPQVLAVSGDELRYLQTDLGSISLFDAIRGGREAGGRYTLKEQQLLKRTIRELPNIQLRGARELDFSHCYPQPEFDTDSVLFDLNYFKYCFLKATELDFHELKLEADFRLMAKDLTAGGDEQCFLYRDFQARNVMMVDEKPFFIDFQGGRKGPYYYDLASFLWQASAKYPHKLRRELVYEYYNALKQYTEVPTPHHFVARLSLFVLFRTLQVLGAYGFRGYFERKQHFIDSIPPAMQNLRELLSVSDFPYPYLVSLLKRLVEMPQFQQVTATASRADGYKTTDRNPYKAHPQDGPATFSKYDAQGPLVVKVFSFSYRKGIPEDDSGNGGGYVFDCRSTHNPGRYEPYKQLTGLEEPVIRFLENDGEILTFLDSVYKLADAHVRRYIQRGFTSLMFSFGCTGGQHRSVYSAQHLAEHIHEKFGIEVRICHREQNITQVLERKE, encoded by the coding sequence ATGCAACAACTGATTGAACTATATAAAGAGTGGTGTGGCCATGAGCCTGCCGCCTCACAGCAGTTGCCAGGAGCGGGTAGCAACCGTGTGTATTATCGCCTGACGGACAACAACGGACAGTCGGTGGTGGGTTGCGTGGGTACCAGTCGTGACGAGAATCACGCCTTTATCCACCTGTCGCGCCATTTCGCCATGCGTCAGTTGCCTGTGCCACAGGTGCTGGCTGTCAGTGGTGATGAGTTGCGCTACCTGCAAACCGACCTGGGGTCCATTTCCTTGTTCGATGCCATTCGTGGCGGACGCGAGGCTGGCGGACGTTACACCCTGAAAGAGCAGCAACTACTGAAGCGCACCATCCGCGAGTTGCCCAACATCCAGTTGCGTGGCGCTCGCGAGCTCGACTTCTCGCATTGCTATCCGCAGCCAGAGTTCGACACCGATTCTGTGCTTTTCGATCTGAACTACTTTAAGTATTGCTTTCTAAAGGCCACCGAGTTGGACTTCCACGAGTTGAAGCTCGAGGCCGACTTCCGTCTGATGGCCAAAGATCTGACGGCAGGTGGCGATGAGCAGTGCTTCCTTTATCGCGACTTCCAGGCACGCAATGTGATGATGGTCGACGAGAAGCCCTTCTTCATCGATTTCCAGGGCGGACGCAAGGGCCCCTATTATTACGATCTGGCCTCGTTCCTTTGGCAGGCCAGCGCCAAGTATCCCCATAAGCTGCGTCGCGAGCTCGTTTACGAGTATTATAACGCCCTGAAGCAGTATACCGAGGTGCCCACACCTCATCATTTCGTGGCACGTCTCAGTCTGTTTGTGCTCTTCCGCACCCTCCAGGTGCTGGGTGCCTATGGTTTCCGTGGCTATTTCGAGCGCAAACAGCACTTCATCGACAGTATTCCCCCTGCCATGCAGAATCTGCGTGAGTTGCTCAGTGTCAGCGATTTCCCATATCCCTATCTCGTGTCGCTGCTGAAACGCCTTGTCGAAATGCCTCAGTTCCAGCAGGTCACAGCAACGGCCAGTCGTGCCGATGGCTATAAGACAACAGACAGGAACCCCTATAAGGCCCATCCGCAGGACGGTCCTGCCACCTTCTCGAAGTACGATGCCCAGGGCCCGCTGGTGGTCAAGGTGTTCAGCTTCTCGTATCGTAAGGGCATCCCAGAGGACGATAGCGGCAATGGCGGAGGCTATGTGTTCGACTGCCGTTCCACCCATAACCCTGGACGCTACGAGCCTTATAAGCAGCTGACGGGACTGGAAGAACCCGTTATCCGCTTCCTCGAGAACGACGGCGAGATACTGACCTTCCTCGACTCAGTGTATAAATTGGCCGATGCCCACGTGCGCCGTTATATCCAGCGTGGCTTCACCTCGCTGATGTTCTCGTTTGGCTGCACGGGTGGTCAGCATCGCAGTGTCTATTCTGCCCAGCACCTGGCCGAGCATATCCACGAGAAGTTTGGCATCGAGGTACGCATCTGCCATCGCGAGCAGAATATTACCCAGGTACTTGAACGGAAAGAGTAG
- a CDS encoding nucleotidyltransferase family protein has product MKQAMIFAAGLGTRLKPLTDTMPKALVRVGGQPLIDIVMSRLLAADYDRFVVNVHHFAQQIIDHVATCDYSSLVQFSDETAGLLETGGGLKKAAPLFTDDSPILIHNVDILDNVDYDWFSRQHLPTEDAVLLVSKRQTKRYLLFDNAMRLMGWKNIETGEIKSPYEYVRRTGLSQHGEPFNEYAFSGIHSFSPRLFALMEQFPDRFSIIDFYLSVCHRAQIVGCVKDDLRLMDVGKIETLDQAETFINQI; this is encoded by the coding sequence ATGAAACAGGCGATGATATTCGCAGCCGGTTTGGGAACCCGACTGAAACCACTTACTGACACGATGCCCAAAGCACTGGTCAGGGTGGGCGGACAGCCTCTTATTGACATCGTTATGTCAAGGCTGTTGGCGGCAGATTACGACCGTTTTGTGGTGAATGTGCATCATTTTGCACAGCAGATTATCGACCATGTGGCCACCTGCGACTATTCCTCCCTGGTTCAGTTCAGTGACGAAACGGCCGGACTCCTTGAGACGGGTGGCGGACTGAAGAAAGCAGCTCCACTTTTCACTGACGATTCACCTATTCTTATTCACAATGTAGATATCCTTGATAACGTGGACTACGACTGGTTTTCGCGCCAGCACCTGCCCACGGAGGATGCCGTGTTGCTGGTCAGCAAGCGCCAGACCAAGCGCTATCTGCTGTTCGACAACGCCATGCGCCTCATGGGATGGAAGAACATTGAGACGGGCGAGATAAAGAGCCCTTACGAGTATGTGCGTCGTACAGGCCTCTCGCAGCACGGCGAGCCGTTCAACGAGTATGCCTTCAGTGGCATCCATTCGTTCTCGCCTCGCTTGTTCGCGTTGATGGAGCAGTTCCCTGATCGTTTCAGCATCATTGATTTCTATCTCAGCGTGTGTCATCGTGCCCAGATTGTCGGTTGTGTCAAGGACGACCTCCGACTGATGGATGTGGGCAAGATCGAGACCCTGGACCAAGCAGAAACTTTTATTAATCAGATTTAA
- the guaA gene encoding glutamine-hydrolyzing GMP synthase: MTQKIIILDFGSQTTQLIGRRVRELDTFCEILPYNKFPVGDDSVIGVILSGSPFSVHDPEAFKVDLSQFVGKVPVLGICYGAQFISNTLGGKVEKADSREYGRANLETINLDNPLFKGFEKGSQVWMSHGDTITAIPSDFEVIGSTKDVKNAAFASTKQPIWAVQFHPEVFHTLQGKQLLQNFVVDICGSKQEWSAASFVDSTVAELKAQLGNDRVILGLSGGVDSSVAAVLLNKAIGKNLTCIFVDHGMLRKNEFTQVMEDYKVLGLNVIGVDASEKFFSDLAGVTDPEQKRKIIGRDFVEVFNAEAKKITDAKWLAQGTIYPDRIESLNITGKVIKSHHNVGGLPKEMHLQLCEPLKWLFKDEVRRVGRQMGMPEHLITRHPFPGPGLAVRILGDITREKVEILQNADDIYIRGLRDYKVKLSGEEARKVLAAGIPADMKDGEIEVSLYDQIWQAGAILLSTVRSVGVMGDERTYEHPVALRAVTSTDAMTADWAHLPYEFMAKVSNEIINKVRGVNRVCYDISSKPPATIEWE; encoded by the coding sequence ATGACACAGAAGATTATCATTTTGGATTTCGGTTCGCAAACCACGCAGCTCATTGGCCGTCGTGTGCGCGAGCTGGACACCTTCTGCGAGATTTTGCCCTACAACAAATTTCCTGTGGGCGACGACTCCGTGATTGGCGTCATTCTGAGTGGCTCGCCCTTCAGCGTTCACGACCCAGAGGCCTTCAAGGTCGACCTCTCGCAGTTCGTAGGCAAAGTGCCTGTGCTAGGCATTTGCTATGGCGCCCAGTTCATTTCGAACACCCTTGGTGGCAAGGTCGAGAAGGCCGACTCGCGTGAGTACGGACGTGCCAACCTCGAGACAATCAATCTCGACAACCCCCTGTTCAAGGGCTTCGAGAAAGGCTCGCAGGTATGGATGAGTCATGGCGACACCATCACTGCCATCCCTTCAGACTTCGAGGTGATTGGTTCTACAAAGGATGTGAAGAACGCCGCTTTTGCCTCTACCAAGCAACCCATCTGGGCCGTGCAGTTCCATCCTGAGGTGTTCCACACCCTGCAGGGCAAGCAGCTGCTCCAGAACTTCGTGGTTGATATCTGCGGCTCGAAGCAGGAGTGGAGTGCAGCTTCGTTTGTCGACTCTACCGTGGCCGAGCTCAAGGCTCAGCTGGGTAACGACCGTGTGATCCTGGGTCTCTCAGGCGGCGTCGACTCTTCTGTTGCTGCCGTTCTGCTGAACAAGGCTATTGGCAAGAACCTCACCTGTATCTTCGTAGACCATGGTATGCTGCGCAAGAACGAGTTTACTCAGGTGATGGAAGACTATAAGGTGCTTGGTCTGAATGTGATTGGCGTGGATGCCAGCGAGAAGTTCTTCAGCGATCTGGCAGGCGTCACAGACCCAGAGCAGAAGCGCAAGATTATCGGTCGCGACTTCGTCGAGGTGTTCAATGCCGAGGCCAAGAAGATTACCGATGCCAAGTGGCTGGCTCAGGGCACTATCTATCCTGACCGTATTGAGAGTCTGAATATCACTGGTAAGGTTATTAAGAGTCACCACAACGTGGGTGGACTGCCCAAGGAGATGCATCTGCAGTTGTGCGAGCCCCTGAAGTGGCTGTTCAAGGACGAGGTGCGTCGTGTGGGTCGACAGATGGGCATGCCTGAGCATCTCATCACCCGTCATCCTTTCCCAGGTCCTGGCCTGGCTGTGCGTATCTTGGGCGACATCACTCGCGAGAAGGTGGAGATTCTGCAGAATGCCGATGATATCTACATCCGTGGGCTCCGTGACTATAAGGTGAAGCTCTCTGGCGAGGAAGCTCGCAAGGTGCTGGCCGCAGGTATTCCTGCCGATATGAAGGACGGCGAGATTGAGGTTTCGCTCTACGACCAGATTTGGCAGGCAGGCGCCATCCTCCTCTCTACTGTTCGTTCCGTAGGTGTGATGGGCGATGAGCGTACCTACGAGCACCCCGTTGCTCTGCGCGCCGTGACCTCTACCGATGCCATGACAGCCGACTGGGCTCATCTGCCCTACGAGTTTATGGCAAAGGTGAGCAACGAGATTATCAACAAGGTGCGTGGTGTGAACCGCGTTTGCTATGATATCTCGTCAAAACCACCCGCAACCATCGAGTGGGAGTAA
- a CDS encoding PP2C family serine/threonine-protein phosphatase, giving the protein MKLQIFHPQAIHELGNRDNQEDAIYPEAGTANTDSRVFVVCDGMGGLDKGEVASDAVCKTLGRVAETILQTTGTFTDDDFEHCLSAAFDALDAADADGTSSMGTTMTFLCIHDGGCLVSHIGDSRIYHLRPSMGPQRGVLFRSRDHSLVQQMYEAGDICYNDMATSSKKNIILKAMQPHQEERTRPSFAHIATVWPGDYFLLCTDGMLEKMDDEQLMALLGDTTLTLEQKTQQLIEMTGGNSDNHSAYLIQVEKVQRNAVEDANVLDDEIAHRIRNKVLNDTHRDKIWHFDDAIPMPEL; this is encoded by the coding sequence ATGAAGTTACAGATTTTTCATCCCCAGGCTATCCACGAGTTGGGAAACCGTGATAACCAGGAGGATGCCATCTATCCTGAGGCTGGCACAGCAAACACTGACAGTCGTGTGTTTGTGGTGTGCGACGGCATGGGTGGACTGGATAAAGGCGAGGTGGCCAGCGATGCCGTGTGTAAGACGCTGGGCAGGGTGGCCGAGACCATTCTGCAGACCACGGGCACATTTACTGACGACGACTTTGAGCATTGTCTCAGCGCCGCCTTTGATGCGCTCGATGCTGCCGATGCCGATGGCACGTCGTCCATGGGTACCACGATGACCTTCCTTTGCATCCATGATGGTGGTTGCCTGGTGTCGCATATCGGCGACAGTCGCATCTATCATCTACGCCCATCAATGGGACCGCAGAGGGGTGTCCTGTTCCGTTCGCGCGACCATTCTCTGGTGCAGCAGATGTACGAGGCGGGCGATATTTGTTATAACGACATGGCTACGTCGTCAAAGAAGAATATCATTCTCAAGGCCATGCAGCCTCATCAGGAGGAGCGCACCAGACCGTCGTTTGCTCATATTGCCACCGTTTGGCCTGGCGACTATTTCCTGCTTTGCACGGATGGTATGCTGGAGAAGATGGACGATGAGCAGTTGATGGCGCTCTTGGGCGACACCACGCTGACTCTGGAACAGAAGACGCAGCAGCTGATTGAGATGACCGGTGGTAATTCCGATAATCATTCGGCCTATCTGATTCAGGTGGAGAAGGTGCAGCGCAATGCTGTTGAGGATGCCAATGTGCTGGACGACGAGATTGCTCACCGCATTCGCAATAAGGTTTTGAACGACACGCATCGCGACAAGATATGGCATTTCGATGATGCCATTCCGATGCCTGAGTTGTAA